The Apium graveolens cultivar Ventura chromosome 10, ASM990537v1, whole genome shotgun sequence nucleotide sequence ctgcttcaAATAAACTTCTTCCTTAAGATGACCATTTAAAAATGcgcttttaacatccatttggtAAAGCTTGAATCCTTTGTGAGCTGCAAATGCCATTAGAATCCGAATAGCTTCGAGACGTGCTACAGGGGCATATGTCTCGTCgaaatcaattccttcctgttgattGTATCCCTGAGCCACCAAGCGAGCTTTATTCCGAATAATGTTACCATCTTCATCcttcttgttcttgaaaacccaacgagtaccGATGACTTTTGCATTAGAAGGAGGAGAGACAAGTTCCCAGACTTGACATCGTTCAAactggttcaattcttcttgcatggCAACCGACCAACATTCATTTGCAACAGCTTCTTGAGCATTTTTCGGTTCAaattcagcaacaaaagcacagaatgcacataagTTATGAAGCCTGCTTCGCgtagaaatcccttgatctaaatcagtaagaagattatctggtggatgattcttcacagtcctagaagatttaggaagttgaatattactcatctcttcctcattagaattgtctgcctggaaatgaatcggagttgtctcattcaaaagagactgcctcatttccgcttgtgaagatttatccagaggagtaacagaattcacatttgaaatactatcaggagtctttggagaaccagaagattcatctgaagcttgagtagatcccaaagaattatcagaagactgagatggacctggagagtcttTACTGCTTGATTTGTCAaaatgagactgactcttttcagaatgagactgtctcatttgggaatgagacgatAGATCCGCAACATCTTCTTCAATTTGAGATATCTTCAAGGCAGATTCATTAAATGTAATGTTGATAGATTCTTCAACTTTGAGCTTGATAgaattataaactctataggcCTTGCTTGTagtagaatatcccaagaaaaTTCCTTCCGTAGACTTAGCATCAAATTTTCCTCTAGTGTTCTGTGTATCTAAGATAAAACATTTtgaaccaaatactcgaaaataactgATGTTAGGCGTTTTAttcttaagcaattcataaggagttttaagcaaaataggacgaataagcACTCTATTTAATACATAACAGGAAGTGTTTACCGCTTCTGCCCAGAATTTACGCGGCAGATTACTTTCATGAAGAAGAGTACGAGCAGTTTCCTGTAGAGTTCTGTTCTTGCGTTCAACAACTCCGTTTTGTTGAGGTGTACGTGGGGCAGAGAATTCATGAGTAATGCCTCTAGATTTGCAGAAAGTCACGAAATCTTTCTCAAATTCTCCTCCATGGtcactacgaatagtcttgagctttaaggaatacttagtctcaaggttagtaataagatcttTGAATTCACTAAAAGCTTCATCTTTAGTACGCAAGAATAACACCCAAGTAAAACGAGAGTAATCATCTactataacaaaagcataattcttacctcccaaacttacatatctttctggaccaaaaagatctagatgTAACAATTGCAGAGGAacagaagttgatactttattcttcgcagtaaaggaagttttcacctgttttccaagCTGGCAAGCTGAACATGGTTCCAACTTCTTGAATTTCAGCTTTGGTAAACCTCGAACTAACTCATGTGAAGATATCTTTCGAAGTAGATCCATGTGAACATGACCAAGACGCCTATGCCAAAGATTATGTTGTTCTTGAATGGTAGCTAGACAGATTTCTTCTtgctgttcatcaaaatctaCCACAAAGATGTTTCCCTTTCTTTTGGCtactaaagcaaactcgttagCTTTATTACCGATATAGCAAACATCTTTATCAAACTTAACACTATGACCAGCATCAGTTAACTGACTTACGCTAATAAGATTATATTTAAGaccatcaactaaacgaacattGTTAATAGCAAACTTGTCGTTACCTATGGTACCTTTACCTACAATACGTACGGTAGTggaatctccaagagtaactaagcctCCCTCTTTAGCGATTAATGAGAGAAACTTTGATTTATCTCCAGTCATGTGACGAGAGCAACCGCTATCAATAATCCACTTGTTTCGAGGAACATGGACTTTAAAACAGACCTGCAAAAGATCctttatctcttaggtacccaTGTGACTTTGGGTCCTTGAATGTTAGTATCATAAATCTTATACAAATGCCTGTCAGATTTCTTAATCCACATTTGAACAATATTAACAGATTTATGTACAGATTTAGATCTAGTTGCTGAGTTAGTATCGTGGCCCTTAATACCACATAACCGAGATGCAGAATTGGTGTGACCAGATTTGCCACAGTCTTGACATTTTTCATAAGGCATCTTGTATTTCATAGGAGTTCTTTTGTATCCACTTTGAAAAACCTTCTTTTTGTTGGCTGATCCATACCCCAAACCTTCTTTGTCAAGAGAAGATTTCTGTTGGGCAAGTAAAGCATTCAAGGTTCCTTCTCCATGAAAGCATTTGGCTAGATCAGTTTCCAGCTGGGCAACCTTTTGCTTGAGTTCAGGAACTATGGAATCAGAGGATGCATTTGCTTCAGCAGAAAAAGTTTCCTTCTTTAATGCATCAAGACATGCATCTTTCATTTCGATCTCATTTTTGAGGTAGTTGACTTCTTCTTTCAGCTTAGAGACCTTCTCAGATAGTAGCTTATTTTCTTCTACTAAGAATTCATCTTTGATGGAATCATCAACCTCATTAAGAACCTCACTCAATGCTTGTTTAagataagcattcttttcttttaatttttattttgagCCTGCAAGGTTAGTACATCCTGAGATATATATGAATTTCTATTAACTTGAACAGTATGTACCTCATCATTGTCACTAGAGTCAGATTCAAATCCGGCAAAGCATAGTTGAGCTAATTCATCGTCtgagtcaatttccacttcagaATCATCATCACTCCATGTGAGTAAAGCTTTCTTTTTGGCTTTGAGCTTGTAGCAGTCCTTCTTGAAGTgacctttctttccacactcaaagCATGCATCcttgttttgattatttttgcCTTCCTTGTTTGAACTAGGTCTGAATTCTTTCTTTGGAAATGAAGATTTCATGGGTCGTTTAGATGTATTCTTTTTGGCCAGAAATTTGTGGAACTTCTTAGTGAGAAGTgcaatctcttcatcagaatcTTCAGAAGAATCACCTGCATCTGCATTAAGAGCCAGAGTTTTCTTGcgaggagcttcatcttcttcatcatatctgcgTAGTTGGTTctcgaattcttccaattcactgaaaagtgttagagtatccatagttgaaagcagtgttgaatcctgcagaatggtaacctttggagcaaacttctttggcattgctctgaggattttcctatttatctcagattgaggaatgatcctttccagaagtgagatggAATTCATTaatgtcagaaacctcccttgagcatctcgaacactttcatctctttccaacctgaaaccttcatagtcactcattagcatacttaattttacttcacgtaccttagacgtgccttcgtggctgactttgatcgtatcccaaatctgtttggcagtagtacatgctgaaacttttcttaattctgtagctaccatgccattgagaaatgagttcatagctttagcattggaattcattgcgttcacttcttcgggagagagatccttgagagattttggctttccttctttcataggaattgtgaaaccattttcaacagcatcccattcaaatgcatcacgctggagaaagattttcattcgaaacttccagtcattgtagttttcagcaccatgaagcagtggtggataattgtttgaatacctatctggttgagccatggatcgctagcaaaataaacactaaaaagagaattaaatgcacctgctctgataccaaatgaaattcgaAGGCTCAACAGAATTAGTTAAAGTGCAACTGTTCacaaatgagacagtctctttTGTCTTAGCAAATGAGACATATACTATATATTCAGCAGAATGTAAGTTGCAGAAATATAAACATGCAATGCTAGAAATATGTTAATGCAAGAACACCAAatcttttcacttggttcggcccctatacctagtctatggcctacatccaagtccccatgccaactagcatagagaatgtattatatccacttaaataaagtacttacaaactttccttgattacaatcttggccctgaatgaaagaaccctttccctagcacacagctacctagcacacagctacttggccttgatattgtaatcaatattcccacaacccgggacaagtgatacaATACACCTTCCTTTCAAATTCAAAGATAATAATGTGAAAGATTACAACTCGACTATAAACTCTTAATTAACTGGATAATCAATGAATGTAATTAAGAGGATGTTTTTCTCAGAAAGATATAAGATGGAAAGTGCAGAGAGTTGTGTTTCTGAAAAACATCAAGTCGGTTTATATAGAAAACGTGTAACGGATATAATGGATTTCAAAACTCTTTTAAAGATAATAAAAGATAAGATTaggtttgaaatatttgaatgtgTAAAACAAGTAATCCGTTAGAATTGTTTCTTGAAAGAGATAAACCTGAGAGAGATAAGGAATTTGAAATATGTTAGGTTTATCTAAGATAGAGTTTGTTTTGAAAAGATAAGTCAAAGGTTATCCAGTTAACTAAGTTAACATTAAACAAAACTCTAATACTTATCTAACTAACTAACAATCTGATTTGTTGTAGACTTCTTCAATGCATCATCAGAAATCACGGATTAACAATGCGTAATCCACCGGCCAAAATTGGTCATCTACATGGAACAGGCTATCTATGTTAATTTGTTATGAAAAAGGTTTATTCCTGTCCTTCATCCTTTAGTTTTATACATAAATACATAAGCTGTTGAGtccaaaaagaaaaagaaagcgCCCATCACTTGGCCTAATTTGCTTAAAgataattaaaacatgcaagCAAGTAAAAAAGAAGGATATTATACAAAAAAGTTACCACTTGTGGTCTCCAACTTGAAAAGTGTTAGATTTGATTTGATCAACGCCATTTTCAGAGAAGAGCGAGAAAGAGTCGAGTTTGAGCACGTAATGTTGGGGTGGTGTGTCTCTGACTTGTCTTAAAACCCCTGCAATTTGtgtataaataaaataaaataaaataatagagATTAGATTATATAGTACGTAATTTGTATGAAGGAAAACGAGGGGGGTATCGTACCACCTTCGTCCTCTTCAGCAACAACAGAAGCCATTAACACAAACACCGATGACTGATAAACCCTTTTTAATTTAAAGAGGGAGGGCAAGTAAAAGGCAAATGGTGCGCCGATTCGTATCCAGGAATTTTACTTTTAATCCTATTTGTAATTGTAACTGTATACAGAAATGAAACAGGTAAAAATatgattatttttttttatttgtacATTAGTTTTACTCTAAAAATATCACTCTAAGATTTATTTTTTTGCAAAATTGCAAATCTACAATTAATCTAAAATTATTGTACAAAATATTATATCattatctatctatctatactattatattaaagacgaaataaTGAAAATTTGGTTTGTAGTCGGTATAGTCACCGTAATTatagtaattttaaaataaaatactttCGTAAATAGATAAGTAttcttaataaaattataatatgtctaatgattttttttaaccgtaggtaacccgcagcggtaaaccgcatttaagcgacggACTCTGGTTGAGGaggtataatcataaattctcctcccgtgggattcgaacatgtgtattacattattaataaaaatataaatttaatcattacattattttttaaaactatATTAACACTAACTTATACACctatgtgtattttaataattattatgaaatcatattattaaaatttcaacTAAATAAGTTTCATAGCTTAAATTTTTTAGttcaaattaaatttaaaaatataatataatattaaaaataatccatgcatcgcacgggttttaggTTAGTTATAGATTTATCCAAATTTTTGGTAGTTATGGTCTATGTACTATCAATTTAATATGAATTGTTAGATCTTTAAACAAGTTGATCATGGTCGTGGGAtctaaaataaagaaatattttaTAATCAACAATAAGTAGTATTTTAAATTGAATAAAGTTTTCTACCATTACAATGATTTAAACCAAAAATacatatttgttaataaatacatatttgttaataaataataatttatataataataataatatattaaataataagtTAATATTTTTAAGCCAGGCCTATTATTCATATATTGGATTGGATTGGGTTGAGTTGTGTTGGGCTATACCCTTTTATTTTATATGAACACTCAACTGAATAAACTTACGATATTAAATTGAAAATCATAATTCAAAGTTCGACTACTAATTCTGCAAATGTCAAATATCACAGTGATTCATAATGTCAACTTTGTACAAGtcattaatttaaaatttaaaataagaGAAATTTTAAATTTAGTTTCAGATGACAAGATGACAAGACATGTGAATACATAAGGGTAAAGGGGATAAACAACCATTTTTTATATACAAGTATGAAAATAATGATTGTCAGTAAAGATGGTTGAAAATAACGGATTAATTACTCTGGCCGGGTAATAGCTAATACCCATTTTCCAAATGGGTAATCATATGATACGCATGTGAAATCAGGGTGTTATATATTAACTTTATATTTTCAAAACTGGTATGCAAGTTCTAGCTCGGTAATGTGCATATTCATAAATATATTATACCCAAATAAGAGGTGGGATAGATTTTTTTTTTCACTAATACATATGTGTTTGGGATATGTTATAAAAATGTGTTACCCAATTTATAATTGCGTATTCAAATCGTTAGAATTCGCACTCGTCCCAAAAAATTGTCAGTTTTATTAATCTTgttaaaaaaattgttattttttaCATTTTTTCAATAAATAAAGTATACAGTTCAATTATCTTTAACAAATATTTTTATGTATGTATAAATGAAGATTAAAATTTactaatttattatttatataggTCATCGGTAAACATTTAAACTTATACTCGCATATTATTAGGATGGACAAGGTTAAAATCTGTGTTGATATGAGCTAACATGTAATAGACTTGAATTGAATTAAATATGTAATGGACTAAACATATAGTAAGAATGTAACTCAATTATATAACAGGTTGGGTAAATATGTAAATTTGTTAAACCTTCACATAACCCACTATATtcggatttaaaaaaaaatgaaactaTTAATATTTCGATTTCAGACAATTCGAATTGATCGACCCAAAAAAGGATGTGTCGGGTCAATTTTTTGGATTAATCGGGTTTTTGTTCGGCCCTGTAACAAAGGAAAAAGTACTCACAGTCACAAGTCATAACGACTCAAACCATAATTGCtgagaaatatatatatatagtcaatATAAAATGGATTGCAGTCTACTATCTCTCTATCTAGCTAAGGGGACAAGTGAGGGTCTAATTCTAATAAATTTACATGATTCTGTTGCTTATAGATGGCTCATAATTCGCCAAATAACCAAAACGTCCCCGGATGCAAGCTAAGCCCAACTCAATCATACATCAATAATTTCCCCTGCTTGCATTAATATCACTTGACCAAAATGATGCAAATGGTATTATCGTAATTTGCATCAACACACGGCTCTCAAACAAATCCAGAGGAACAATTTCATACTCAAGCTCTAGCGTTTGCACCGCCTCATAATCCTTGTCAAGATAAGCCGCCAGAACACTATGTGTGGCCTCTTACATCACCACATAAAATGTAGCACCGCCCAATGAATCAACAtgtttatatacatatatattattactTGTACAAACTGAATGACTCGCAACACAACTTAACTCTTACTATTTGTCATGGACAACATAGCTCATCCAAACCTTCATTTTATCTTGTTTCCTTTGATGGCTCAAGGTCATGCAATCCCCATGGTAGACATCGCCAAATTGTTGTCTCAACGTGGCGCTGCTGTTACCATCATCACTACTCCTGTCAACGCTCTGCGGTTTCAGGCAACTGTCAACCGAGCTGTCCAGGGCGGACGCATTATCAGTGTGGTTCAACTTACCTTCCCAAGTGAGCAAGTTGGACTGCCTAAAGGATGTGAAAATTTTGACATGCTATCCACACATCATTTGAGTGCACAATTCTTTGCAGCAACTAGTATGCTACGCGAACCTTTTGAAACATTTCTTCAAGATGTTAAACCGCCTCCAAGTTGCATACTATCTGATATGTGTCTTCCCTGGACAACTGATGTGGCTCACAAGTTTCACATTCCACGACTTATTTTTCATGGTCCATCTTGCTTTTCACTCTTGTCTATGCACACTCTAATGAACTCCAACTTGTTTGATGAAGGGACCTCTGAACATATTGTTGTGCCTGGCTTACCACATAAAGTGGAAGTAACTAAAACCAAGGTTGAGGGGATGGTGAAACCTTCAAGTTCTTCTCAGGACCCTGCTGCTATGAAAGCTCTACTTGAGCAAATCCTAGAATCCGATAAGAAAGCATTTGGAATAGTGGCCAATACTTTCGAGGAGTTGGAGCCAGAGTATATCAAAGAGTATGCGAATGTTAAGGGTAAAAAAGTTTGGTCTATCGGACCTGCTTCACAATGTAACAAAGACATATTAGACAAGGTTGAGAGAGGTAACAAGGCTTCCATAAATGAGCATGATTGCTTGAATTGGCTAGATGCGCGGGAACCAACCTCTGTGCTCTACGTATGCTTAGGAAGCATGGGAAGGCTAGCAACTTCCCAGTTGATAGAACTAGGGCTGGCATTGGAGGAATCAAACCTACCTTTTATCTGGTGCATAAAAAACCAAACGGAAGAATTTGACAAGTGGATTTTAGaagaaaattttgaagaaagAACTAAAGGGAAAGGCCTAATAATATGGGGTTGGGCGCCACAGGTTCTAATACTGTCACATAAAGCTATTGGAGGATTTTTAACACATTGTGGCTGGAATTCGACGCTTGAAGGTATTACTGCTGGAATCCCATTGTTGACGTGGCCTTTATTTGCCGAGCAGTTTCTGAATGAAGCTCTAGTGGTGCAAATACTAAGGATTGCGCTGAGTCTTGGTGCTGAGCGGCCTATTATGTTTGGAGAAGAAGAGAAGGTTGGAGTTTTGGTAAGGAGAGATGATATTAAAATGGCTGCAGAAAAGTTGATGGATGGTGGAGATGAAGGGAGGGAAAGAAGAGAAAGAGCTAGAGTGCTCGGAGACGAGGCCAAAAAAGCAATGGAGGATGGTGGCTCTTCTTATCTAAACATGAACCTCCTCGTTAAAGAAATAATGGCACAGGCTCATGTATAAGGGTCAGTAAGTTGCTGCTAATGTTACTTGCGACAACAGCAAAGAAAAATCCAGTGTACACATTACACATGTCTTCTCCTTCTGCATCTATAGTAATTTACTCAAGGCTCCAAGCAAGATGCAGGAGAAGTAATTTTCACACCAAATTTTATGAATTCTCATCAAAATGGGTAAGAAATCAAACAAGTAATTATAATGTGTATCGTCTGGGACAATTGTTTTCCAAATGATACAACATAGTAAATGAGGTATCTATCATGTATTTTATCTACTACAGACTAGCTTTTCATAAAATGTATAGGTATGTACTGGCACTGTGATTAGGATCAAGAGCAAGAGCAGCTTCGTAGCCGGTAGTAGCCCTGCACATCAGCATTGTCTTCTGCTAATAACTCGATTTTTAGTATGGATAAACTAGTAAAAAAGAAAATATACAGGGTTCACGTAAAGTCCTAAAACAACCAATAATGATTTACAGTTTCAGTCTTGTCTGGTAAGTTTTTCATTCCAAAATATGTATTTTTTTTCAATTCACTGTGGCAGACCTTTCTCGGTCCAACATGTGCACGATATTGAAAATTACACTGGGTCGGGTCGGCTAACAGGTAATGCCCCTCCTGATCCCTCTCATCCTCTCTGAGAATATAAATCCAGTCTTAGTGGAATAATCATTAACCAATTTGAACAGCTAGACATTCAGAATTTTGGCCTTAAAACGGTAGAACAAAATGATGCATCATGCCGGGAAATATACAGGTGTTGTAAGGCGAATGAGCAACACTTATTTGACTCCCTAGGCATGACCATGCTGCTAGCACAGGCGACCTAGGCTTACCCTTTGGATGAGGTGAGTTCATGTTTACCTAATAATTACAAACATGTAAAGATCGATTACAAGAAGGGTGCCCGCCTGATATATGGTTCTGTCTCTGGGTGTACCCAGGAAGAGATGAAGGATTATCAAAATGGGCTGTTTTTCTTCTCTGCAAGGGTTTTTTCAGGTGATTTCTCGGTTTCTCACCATTATTACTATTTCTCTACAATTTTTGTAGCTTTTCCAGATATCTTTGTTTGAAAAGGTATTAACATTCTGATAAGTTGGGGTGCAATTATCCGGTACAAGGCAATGAAGAAAATGTAGGTGTTGTCTAGGAAAGATGTAGAGAAAAAAAATGGAGGTCAGGGAAAATATGCGGAAATGAAGTGGGATCAACAAATGATCTGATTTTGAAGATGCACATTCCCCTGATAAAATTATACATGTAGCTAGTACAGCTCATGTTGAGTAACTTTTTATACTTGCTAGGCTAAACTATAACCATGTACCAAACTGCAGCATATAACATGATGACAAGATTCCTAGAACATGCTCACCGTGACGGGGGCAAGCAAATACACCTATTTACTAAATTAGATTCACCATGAAAGCAATTCAATTTCTTTATGATCAATTTTGTATGCCAAAATATCGACCATTGCAGCAGATTTTTCAAACACTAGCAAGTCCAAAATCCAGAAATAGCATAACTTGCTACTTAAAAGCTGCTTTATATAAGTCTTGCCGACAGCGTCAACAGCCATGCTATACAGTCATGAGATTCCAGAAATAGCATAACTTAATACTTAAAAGCTACTTTATAAGTCTTGCCGACAGCGTCAACAGCCATGCTATACAGTCATGAGTATGTGCTATATCAATGGATAAAATGCAAGGAAAATTATCAACAAACTGGCGATGATCTCCTCTGTATAAAAATGATACAACTACTGCAAGAAATTAAGTGCCGCTCATTTTGATTGGTCCTCAACAACATCTAGGTCTTCAGCAGATGCACCAACTATGATTGCATTTAGATGTCAGCAGTAGCATCAACATCTTCAAGAATCTCTGCAGCTCGGTCCTTGTCGGTACTAGTAGATGTTTCTTTCTCCTCAACGGTCACCATCACAGCGATATCTTGTTCGGAAACCTTTGTAACAGCCATATCTTGGTCTGAAACCACAGGAACAGCCATATCTTGGTCTGAAACCACAGGAACAGCCAGATCTTGGTTAGAAACCACAGGGACAGTCATATCTTGGTCGGAAACGACAGGAACAGCCAAGAAATCTCGGTCGGAAACCTTAGTGACAGCCATATATTGGTCGGAAACCTCAGTAATGGACATACCTTGGTGAGAAACATCACTAACAGTTAATTCTTGGCTGGCAATTCGACATTGGGGAACAGCTTTTTCTAGCATAGTTGTTCCCTCAAAGGTAAGCATTTGCCAACACTTCTTCCTGTAATTGTTAAGCTGGCAAGATAGAAGGTTAGAAACTACTACACCAAAAAAAGTAAGTTTACATATaagctgataataagaaaaccaAATAGTTCAGCAATACCTGTTCCTGTGGTATCTTCTCAAAACCAAATTTTTTGGTCCATATAGTTTCAGCTTCTTCAGCAGCTGGTAGAACAAGGGTTCGGACACTCAGGAAAGCCAACAATTTCTCGATGCATGAGAACAACAATTGAAAATAGCCCTGTGCAAATGTTTTATACTTAAATTGGGAAACTGTATTTGCCATTAAAACAGGACTAAAGTATCAGAAAACCCCATATTTAAAAAAGGAGGAAAATCATTGCCTTCCAACTCATAAAAACTTTTAATAACACTAGTAGTCAAAGTGTATACTAGAATATATAATAGAATCAACCGATCAGCAGCGATTGTTTCAAGCTATAAAAAAAGGTTTATCTGACAACAAAATGCAACATCTTGTTTAGGCTATCTTCAAACTAACCTTGCCCTGGTTTTCCTTGGTAGTTGCAACCAACGGGAGTTCTGCTAAGTCACGTCCAAAAATTCGAAGAAGTCCAGCAGATACCACAGTAGAGCTGCAAGATACAATAGAGCTTCAATAAAAACTAATGGCACTAATAGGAGACACAAAAGGAATATGCAAAAATTACATACTTGACTGTCAAGATTGCACAGTACATTCCACTCAAGTCTTGGCCC carries:
- the LOC141689221 gene encoding UDP-glycosyltransferase 73E1-like, coding for MDNIAHPNLHFILFPLMAQGHAIPMVDIAKLLSQRGAAVTIITTPVNALRFQATVNRAVQGGRIISVVQLTFPSEQVGLPKGCENFDMLSTHHLSAQFFAATSMLREPFETFLQDVKPPPSCILSDMCLPWTTDVAHKFHIPRLIFHGPSCFSLLSMHTLMNSNLFDEGTSEHIVVPGLPHKVEVTKTKVEGMVKPSSSSQDPAAMKALLEQILESDKKAFGIVANTFEELEPEYIKEYANVKGKKVWSIGPASQCNKDILDKVERGNKASINEHDCLNWLDAREPTSVLYVCLGSMGRLATSQLIELGLALEESNLPFIWCIKNQTEEFDKWILEENFEERTKGKGLIIWGWAPQVLILSHKAIGGFLTHCGWNSTLEGITAGIPLLTWPLFAEQFLNEALVVQILRIALSLGAERPIMFGEEEKVGVLVRRDDIKMAAEKLMDGGDEGRERRERARVLGDEAKKAMEDGGSSYLNMNLLVKEIMAQAHV